GCAGGGCTGCTGCTTATGCAGGGGCTGCGCGGCGGGCATGTCATTGCTGCTGCAGGAACCTCAGCCGAAGAGCTAGCGCAAATGCGCCTTGATCTGCAGGCAATCGGGCTGTTGTTGCAGATCATCCTGGTTCTCACGGTGTCCATCGCGATGGTTTTAGTGGCCGGGGCGGTACGGACAGTTATTAATGTGCGATCCCGGGAACTGCGGATGTTGCGGCTTAACGGCGCCACTGCCCGCCAGGTGCAGACCATGGTTGCTGTGGAGACAGCTGCCCTGACTGCGATTGTGGGAGTCATTGGTGGGGTCGCCGCAGTGTTCCTGACACATCCGCTCTTTGCTGCCTATCAAGCCATTGGGTCCATCGGGCGCCATATGACATGGGCAGGGCGCCTTGACCTAGGCGCTTTAGCGTTATTCATCGTCGCTGAGATGGCCATGGTGGCGCTGATCGGGTTCGTTCTCACCGGCCGGTTAGCAAAGAATGTGGAGAGCACGCCACGGCGAGAGGTATCCCGCCGACGAAGCCTGATAGGCCTCCTCGTTCGCTTGGCGTTAGTGGGTGTTTCCGTCGCTGTGTTGTTCGGCGCCACAAACAGCACCCCGCAGGCAGGACAACTGGCGGTGCTGTTGCCGGTCTTTGTCACAACAGCGATTGGTGCACTGACTCCCTGGGCCATCACATGGGTCGCAGCGGTGGTTGCCCGTGTGGGAGGCCAATTCGCTCCCGGCGTGTTCACCCTGACTGCTGCCCGTGCTTGGAGCGACCGGCGGCGACTATCGTCGGTCGCGCTGCTGATGGTGATCGCTGTGGGCCTGCTTGGTGGGTTTTTATTCAGCTCGGCAGCCGACGGGCGGCTGCAGCTAGAGCGAGCAGCCCGTCAATACCAGTACGCAAGCGCCCTCGATGGCCTCTCCCCCACAGGGGCGGTGGACGCAGCCAACGCGGCGCAAGCCCGCAACTTCCAAGCAATTGCGCTCACCTCGACCTCGCAGGCATTCATAGGCACAACCCGAACCCGGGTGGCAGGGGTCAGTGACCCGGCGGGATACGTTTCGATGCTTGGGGGCTCACTGACCGGGAAGGTGCCCCACGACACCGGTTCAACAGCACCGGTGCCTGTGCTGGCCAGTACACGCGGGGCCACTGTGGGCAGAGAACTCGACCTCACTCTTCTTGACGGTTCTCGCGTGAGGGCCCGGGTTGTTATGACAGCAACCGGTTTACCTGACGAGGCCTACTACCTACCGATCTCTGAGGCGGCGCGCCACGGACAGTTCTCCTCTGCGCAGGCTCTCACTACCGCCACACCGCACCAGTTGCAGCAGGCCGTCAGTGGCCTCACTGGCGTAGAAGCTGTGAAGTCGAAGGAGGAGCTCCTCGCACAAGCCCAGAGCACCCGGATGCAAAGCAGCCTGAGCGGCAACCTGTCCATCTTCGGGATTATCTATGTGATGGCGTTGGTCTCTTTGGTGCAAATAACCACGTTAACTACCTGGTCACGGGCGCGGGAGTTCACTCTGCTGCGTCGGGTGGGGTTGAGCCGCGGCAACATATTTGCTGTCACTGTTGCCGAAGCTGTCGTCGTTGGTGTTGCTGTGACGGTCTTACTCTTTGCGTCCTTCATGGTTGTGGCCCTGAAGTTCGCCCACGATCTTCACGTAGACCTATGGGCAAGCGTGCTGCCCGTACTTGTCCCCGTGGCGTTAGTGCTACTAGCAGTGGTGGGCATCTATGTTGCGTTGGTCGCGGCTTGTAGTCACATACTGCTGCGATCAAGGACGTGATCCCTCCCACACCACCAGCGGGCAGGGGCCTTATCTCCTGCCCGCTGGCACGCGAGTTCTCTTCTGCTGTGTCGTTCCTGAAGACGCGCGCTATTGATCAACTACTCCCGTAAATGCCCCTTATCTCTCTAGGGTTACCGGTGAGCCTCCCGTTGCAGGCTCCTTAACCGTTGTCGCGCCACAGCCGCGGCACGACCCGAGTGAAAAGGACATCCACCGTGGACCCGAGCTCCTCTTCCCCTTCATCTCCAGCAACGCATTCACGCTGGCGCCCCCAGAGCGTACGCACTGGACCTTCCAGCGACGACGTTGGTTTATTCGGACAGCCTCGGGGACTGCCGTGGATGCTCCAAGTCGAGATGTGGGAACGGTTCAGCTGGTTCGGGATGCGGGCCATCCTTCTCTACTTCATCACCGACACCTTCGCCAACGGTGGCCTCGGGCTCGACAAAAACACCGGCCAAGTCGTCATGGCCACCTACCAAGCATCCGTACTATTCCTGACCATCCCCGGCGGCATCTTCGCTGACCGTGTGATCGGCCCATGGCGATCAACCCTGTACGGCGGGGTAGTCATCATGCTCGGTCAACTACTTCTTGTCGTGCCGACTCCCATCACTTCCTGGATCGGTTTGTTCCTCATTGCTTTCGGTACTGGGTTCATCAAACCGAACCTGTCCACCATGGTCGGTGGCCTCTACGACGAGAAAGACCCACGCCGTGAAGCTGGGTTCCAGCTGTTCTACATGTCAATCAATGTAGGGTCGCTGATCTCCCCACTTATCACCAGCTTCCTCAAAAACCAGTACGGCTACCACGTCGGCTTCATGGCAGCAGGTATCGGCATGGCCTTCGGCCTGGCCGCATTCGTGTACGGGCGAGGCCGCCTATCCCAATTCGCCTTCGATGTCCCCAACCCCCTGGGGCCTGGCGAAGGTAAAAAGCTAGCCCTCTACACCGTCCTCTTCCTAGCCACAGTGCTGCTGCTCACATGGCTCTACACCCCCATCTTCGGTGGCCTAGCCCAAGGCATCGCCTACGTCGTGTTCACCATCGCCGTCGCGGCCTCAGCGTTCTACTTCATCAGCATGTTCCGCAGCCCCCTGGTCACACCCCACGAACGACAACACCTGTGGGCGTTCCTGCCGCTGTGGGTGGGAAGCATGCTGTTCACGATGATCTTCGAGCAAGCCTCCGGAAAGATGGCCAGCTTCGCCAGGGACAACACCGACGGCAC
This region of Dermatophilus congolensis genomic DNA includes:
- a CDS encoding FtsX-like permease family protein yields the protein MVTAMAGAGLLLMQGLRGGHVIAAAGTSAEELAQMRLDLQAIGLLLQIILVLTVSIAMVLVAGAVRTVINVRSRELRMLRLNGATARQVQTMVAVETAALTAIVGVIGGVAAVFLTHPLFAAYQAIGSIGRHMTWAGRLDLGALALFIVAEMAMVALIGFVLTGRLAKNVESTPRREVSRRRSLIGLLVRLALVGVSVAVLFGATNSTPQAGQLAVLLPVFVTTAIGALTPWAITWVAAVVARVGGQFAPGVFTLTAARAWSDRRRLSSVALLMVIAVGLLGGFLFSSAADGRLQLERAARQYQYASALDGLSPTGAVDAANAAQARNFQAIALTSTSQAFIGTTRTRVAGVSDPAGYVSMLGGSLTGKVPHDTGSTAPVPVLASTRGATVGRELDLTLLDGSRVRARVVMTATGLPDEAYYLPISEAARHGQFSSAQALTTATPHQLQQAVSGLTGVEAVKSKEELLAQAQSTRMQSSLSGNLSIFGIIYVMALVSLVQITTLTTWSRAREFTLLRRVGLSRGNIFAVTVAEAVVVGVAVTVLLFASFMVVALKFAHDLHVDLWASVLPVLVPVALVLLAVVGIYVALVAACSHILLRSRT
- a CDS encoding peptide MFS transporter, whose translation is MLQVEMWERFSWFGMRAILLYFITDTFANGGLGLDKNTGQVVMATYQASVLFLTIPGGIFADRVIGPWRSTLYGGVVIMLGQLLLVVPTPITSWIGLFLIAFGTGFIKPNLSTMVGGLYDEKDPRREAGFQLFYMSINVGSLISPLITSFLKNQYGYHVGFMAAGIGMAFGLAAFVYGRGRLSQFAFDVPNPLGPGEGKKLALYTVLFLATVLLLTWLYTPIFGGLAQGIAYVVFTIAVAASAFYFISMFRSPLVTPHERQHLWAFLPLWVGSMLFTMIFEQASGKMASFARDNTDGTITGSFSLPAEVYQSINPAAVLILAPILGWVFTRRSGKFPTTAMKFAIALAIIGFSALMMGWGFDKFPGGANLAPWWYLGLVFLVQTVAELFMNPVGLAATTSLAPKQYASQTMTLWLLAAAAGQGTAAVVIDQTRDLGDVTFYYGLGIVTIIVAVVMALISPWTQSKMSDIGTGSNPAE